Genomic DNA from Modestobacter versicolor:
CTGCTGGCGGCCGGTGCGCTGGCGGGTGCGGCGGGGAGCCGGCTGCTGCCCCGGGCGCTGGCCCGCTCGGCGGCCCGCCGGGTGGACGCCGGGGAGTGACCGGGGTCGGCGCCGGTCGCAGCGCCCGCCGGCGGCCCACCACGGTGGCGGCCACGACGAGCAGCGCCCCGCCGGCGAGCGCCACGGGCAGCGCGGGGAAGGGGTCGTCGGCGGGGCTCGCTGCCGGGGAGGGTGCGGTCGACCGGGGAGCCGCCGAGCTGCCGGCGGCCGCGGACCCGGTGGCCTCTGCGGCCTTGGTCGTCGCGGGTGCGCTCGTCGTCGGGGCGGGTGTCGCCGGCACCTCGCCGGGGTCGACCAGGCGGCCGATCCCGCCCGCACCGGGTGCGGTGCTGAACCCCCAGTCCAGCAGCCGGGTGGCCTGCTCCAGCTCGTGCACCGGCCGGCGCTCGGCCTGCATCAGGCTGACCACCAGCCGCCGGCCGCCGCGCTCGGCGGCCGCGACGAAGGTGTGCCGGGCGGCGTCGGTGAACCCCGTCTTGCCGCCGAGGGTCCCGGGGTAGGTGGAGAGCAGGGTGTCCTGGTTCTGGATCTGGTAGCCCGCGGCCCGGCCCTCGACCGCCGGGATGTCGGCCGTGCGGGTCTGCAGCACCCCGGAGGTGTACGGGTCGGCGATCAGCTGCCGCATGATCAGCGCCAGGTCGTAGGGCGAGGAGGACTGCCCGGCGACGTCCAGGCCGGACGGCGTCCCGGCGACGGTGTCGTAGGCGCCCAGCCGCTCGGCGGTGGCGTTCATCGCCTGCAGGGTCGGCCCGACCCCGCCGGCCGCGCGGGCCAGCGCGTTGGCGGCGTCGTTGCCCGACTGCATGACCAGCGCCCGGAACAGCAGGTCGACGGAGTACTGGCCGCCGTTGACCAGCCCGACCCGGCTGCCCTCGATCGCCTCGTCCTCGGTGGTGCCCTGCACGACGAGCGCGTGGTCGAG
This window encodes:
- a CDS encoding serine hydrolase, translating into MRRPPPLRRPAAALLVAATLLLGTAGPALAESSRPTVDPSAPTPTSPYPGPPPQGSAPDGSTVGGDALDTRGLVTVAGAPAPPPGIDARGWLVADLGTGAVLGAQDPHGRYYPASTLKTLTLLTLAPTLDHALVVQGTTEDEAIEGSRVGLVNGGQYSVDLLFRALVMQSGNDAANALARAAGGVGPTLQAMNATAERLGAYDTVAGTPSGLDVAGQSSSPYDLALIMRQLIADPYTSGVLQTRTADIPAVEGRAAGYQIQNQDTLLSTYPGTLGGKTGFTDAARHTFVAAAERGGRRLVVSLMQAERRPVHELEQATRLLDWGFSTAPGAGGIGRLVDPGEVPATPAPTTSAPATTKAAEATGSAAAGSSAAPRSTAPSPAASPADDPFPALPVALAGGALLVVAATVVGRRRALRPAPTPVTPRRPPGGPPSGPAPGAAAGSPPHPPAHRPPADPPPPAAGGDPRPAP